ACTTGACTCGACATCCAGTGGCTTTCCCAAAGTTGGATTCATCATATCACTCACCTTTCCAATTCAGGCAGACTCAAAATCGGCAGCATCGGTAGTCGAATTACTCACCAAGATCTAGTGAAAAGTCATGAATAACGAACAGTGAGCCGAGCACCGACATTCATCTCAATGAAGATGGATGCATCGCTGGCCTAGAAATTGGAAAAGCTGCCAGGATCTAGATGGAATGAAGGGGGTGAGAGTCACACATTCTGAAAGGCACGGTAGGTGTGCAGCCCAGTATTACTCCAACTGGGTGGCGGATGCGTCTCGGCCTCGAGGATGCGCGGTAGTCGTTAGTGGCTGATCTTGGAGAAGGGCCCTCTCTTTGCCCACTTGCCGGCAAAGTCTCCGCATGACTACAAGTTGCAGTGACATTCGACCAAGGGTCGACAGTAAACTGAGAGTCGAGAGTCCAGGCAAAACGAGTGGCCGTCGTAAAGACTTGCGGCAGAGTGAGGAGGTCAAGCAACCCCGTTTTCCGGTCCAGGGCGGTGATCGGGAGAACAAGAATCCCTAATCCATCGGCAACAGAGGAGGTTTGAGAGAGCCTTTCTCATTCCTTGTTGGACATGCGATCCTGTTGATCATGACCCCGGTGCAGCCTGTTTTGTCGGATGACTGGGGATGAGTAGGATGAGTAGGATGCGTGAGATGCCAGTGTAATGTCAGCTCCTCGGGCCAACATCCTCATCCCCATTTATCCTGTGAATTATCCACGGCTTCGGAGGGAAACCGTGGCTATCCAGGGCAGAGTGACGATCCCTTCTAGAATGGGTGCGATCCATCGATCCATCACCGGCCCAAGCACGAGGTGGAAGACCAGTTGGAACACGGTGGGTGATGACAGTGACGGCAGCGACGGCGGTGTGATTCGAGGTGAGCGAAGAGGGGTGAGCTCACTCGCCAGAATGCCGAGGAACCTTCGTCAGCCGTTTGTGCCGGCAATTCGTCATCCCCAAAAACCCGCAGCGTATACTTTTGCGGGGGATCCCGTGAAGAATCTCTGACTTGGCTCCACCTACGCACTTTCTGACTCGTCTGCTTCATTTAGCCAATGGTACGACATGCTTTTAGCCAGTTGGACCTCTTTTTTAGCCACCAAGAGGTGCATATGGCCATTTTAGCCAACACGGAGAGATTGCTCCAAGCTTCAGGGCAATGACAAGCATCAGCGAACCCCAGAGTTGGTGGAGGGGGCACCGGTCGATCGTCACTTGTTTACCCACCGGGCCACTGAATGTCATGGTCGACTCGGTTGTACGGGGAAGAATGGATAAATTGTCATCAAGAGGGGGGAATATAAATACCAGGAGAGAGGCCATGATGGACAATTCTTCATCAGAACAAGCTCAAGCCTCTCTTCTACTCACTCGGCACCTGGTCCTCTTCGATCATCATGAAGGTCTTCGCAACCTTGGCTGGCCTCTTGGCCACGGCCCTCGCGGCCCCTTCCACCGAGCACGCGCTTGTGGCCCGCCGTAACGGTATCGACTACGTCCAAAACTACAACGGCAACTTGGGTGCCTTTAGCTACAACCAGGGTGCTGGCCAGTTCTCCATGTACTGGGACAACGGTGTGAACAATGACTTCGTCGTTGGTCTGGGATGGCGCACTGGCTCGAAGAGGTGAGTGAGGGGGGAACCTCCCTTGACCTTGTTTCCCCAATTTCCCCCACGATGCTGACCCTTCACAGCCCCATCACCTACTCGGCCACCTATGACGCCGCCAGCTCTGGCTCGTACCTTGCTGTGTACGGCTGGATCAACTCGCCCCAGGCCGAGTACTACGTTGTCGAGTCCTACGGCACCTACAACCCCTGCAGTCAGGCCCAGAGCTTGGGCACGATCACCTCGGACGGAGGTACCTACCAGGTCTGCACCGACACCCGCTACAACCAGCCCTCCATAACTGGTACCAGCACCTTCACCCAGTTCTTCTCGGTCCGCCAGAACAAGCGCACCTCCGGCACGGTCACCATCAACAACCACTTCAACTTCTGGGCCCAGCACGGGTTCGGCAACAGCAACTTCAACTACCAGGTCATGGCCGTCGAAGCATTcaacggtcacggtcacgcCAGCGTCCAGGTCTCTGGTTAAGAGAACAAGCTTAGACTGTCGAAAcgtggggaaaagaaaacttcTCTTGTGGACGCCCCATGATGTTCAAGAGACTTCCAATCAAGATGGTCACATTAGGACCCACAACTATAGGGTGGGAGGGGGTTGATGCTGAGTTTAGCTACCTTGCCTATCCAACTTGTGAATTGAGTCTTGTCAATGATTTAAGTCTGTTCTTCTTAAATCCTCTTGTAAGCTGGGATTTTTCGGGACAATCCCCTGTGTATTGTGTGCGGGATGAATAGTCCATGAGACTCATTAGGACACCCGAGACTGTAGACAAATAAATACCAGGTCCCAAGGCGAAAAGAATTCTGGtagatcatcttccacctGTATGACTATTTCGCGCCATGAATCTGACCAGTCAACACGGACAGGGCTTTGTAGATTAAATAAAATCTTGGAATCGCCTTGGAGGTAATAGCAAGCGTGAGCTAAAAGCCAGGAGAGTGGGTGGTGGTCCGTATTAGAAAGCGACCCGCTACTCGCTATGAATGCTGGCCCGGACGGTGGACCTAACTCTCTAACTGAGCTATCTTCGGTCATTGATCAGAAGGATACAGTAGCGTGTCCCTCCCCCAAAGATTCAGGTACTGACCCCATGcccatgaagaagaaaaatcatCAAAGCAATGCCCTAGCGGTGCGAATGAGAGCCAAAAATATCCTCCATCTCATAGTACGGGGGAATTGCCGAGTCACTTGTCACTTCTTGGGCGCTTTCAAAGTCAACCAGAGTGACCTCATCGTTCTCTCTGCTGTAGAGCACGTTGTGCATTCCTGCGTTATCGAGACGGATGTTCACTTGTCGCAAGGCACGAATCCCCATGCGGCAACGGGATTCAATAGATGCTCGTTCCTCCACCGCCAAAGTATGCCATACACGATCAAGCCGAACCCCATCTATATGCTCTAATACGAGAGCGTATCCCGAAGGGAAGATACTCGAGCAGATAATTTCTCCTCTCAGAATCCATCGAGCAAATATCGAATCATGACCGGACGTTTGCCAAGACCAAAGACGCTCGTACACCTCACTTTCAGCATCAAATCTAGAAGCAGCTCGTGAGTGATTCCAGCAATGAGGAAGGAAGGCCATCTGACTTACAGCTCATCGTGACTGGGTCGCCAGCACTTCAGAATCACCGGTGTTTCGTTCATACTAGCCAGCCAGGTGGCTTTTGAGTTTTCCGTAGTGTCTGATAGTTGGCGAATGCAATTGATGACTGTACCCAGAGATGTGCCAGTATCAACAATAACACTGCTGGAGGTGACGGGCTCATTCTTCGACGACTGTGGGTGCAGTTGACCAGGGCTTCTTAGTCGACAATTAGAGATACGGACAGGAGAGGGGCTTTGCAGCTACTAGGTGCATCAGCATCTACATTAAGTATCTACTTAGTGATTGCAAGAGTGAAACTTATGTCCCGCAGCTGGAATGTGGGCCTTTCAAAATACCTTGGCGCCATTTGAGCCATGCGACAAAAGCCGGCAAATAACTGGCGAAGGGAGGGCTGAATCGCGTCGTTGCTGACTGGaggcgaaagaagaaaagaagagtcCGCCGCTCGTTTAACAAACACGGTAGAGTTGTAGGTGGACAAAAATCCAAAGCGAACCGAACACATGCGCATTTGAACGACGAGTTGTCCTAGATGATTGGTCCAGACTTAGCGAGTCTCTCAACGGACGGAACAACCTGAGCCAGAACGTACCCATGAGCGGCTCAAGTCGGAAAGATGCACTCGGTCGGTTGAGATGAAGATATGCTTCGGGAATGGTCCATCGCGTCTTAATTTCCCCAACCAGATAAACATTGTCAGGTGTGGGGTCAGCCGCGATCCGGCCCAGACATATATCGGGAAGGATGTCATCAGAAGTGGAGAGTGCTGGAAAGTCTGCGAATCGGATTGATTCCATACCCGGCAGTGGTGCAAGAGCTCTCATAACCGGGTCGCATAGGTTTCGAACGAAGCGACCGGAGACACCATGTTTAGTGCCAACGGTGTATAGCTCAGTCTCATCCTGGAACGGGACCTCATGGGTGATGCCAGCCTCATGAAAAGCTCGGAGAGCATCTTCGGAAAAAGAACGCCATTCAGACATGCGGGCAAGGGACAAACGGTCGGAGTGTACTGATGGATTTGCAGTTCGCGCATTTTGGCGCAAAGGGGGAATAGGTCGGGCCAGCTGGATTAGAGCTGGCTCCATTATTCAGGCTGAAGACTTGAAGGGTATAGCTGGTAAGATCGGAAAGTGATATAGGACTAGCAAATGTAGAGATGATCAACTTCGTAGGCAGGGcggggggaagggggttTCAGTCTTGACGTCTGAGGGTGAAAGGGATCTCAGGTTCCGTTGACAGAATGATGGAAAGGGGGTCGAGAAAGCGAATCACTAAGTCAATTCGACCAGAGTACGAGTGAcagcgaagaagatgaagttgTCTCTGGACGTAGGGTCACTACGTAGGCGGGCACGTGATTGTTTGCTACCAGAGGTCAGGCCGGAGGTTTCGAAGTTTGGATCAATCCTCAATGCCTCCAGAATATCAATCAATTCAGAAGACACAGGCTTTGCTTACTGCAGACTAGCTTTAAAAATATGTATGACAGGCACATTTGCCTCAAGTCAACCCGATCCAGTTCCTATCCTTGGATCCCGTCAAAGCCAGACTTAAGCATGTGTGACATACTCCAAGAGTAGCTCAATCACTTTGCGATATTTCCTCTAGTCAGACCGGATCGAAGCCACGTTTTTGGTCATAAACCAAATACTTGCGTCATTCGATTATTACAAGGTCTTTATTCAGTGGGCGCTGGGATAATCTTGACGTATTCACCCTTCGACGACTGATTGACCAGAGGGTGGTCATCGCCCACTAGGGTTGGCTTTTGTTGAGCTGACACTTGAGGATTTGGAACTCATTGAAGCTCATCTGACTCTTTCAGATTGATATCTTGCTGAGAAACCGGCAGGGAAAAACAAGCCCCATCTAAAGTAGCTTGGGATGACTTGTCCTGGTCTCGTCTCTGCGGGTGCACACGACCGACTTTGCAAGAAGTGTAGGTCTTCTATTGATTCTTTTCATTGTGTGGCTGAGTCAGGCTCACTGTACCACCAAGATACCTAATACTCTTACTAGAACCCGCAGCGGATCTCTCTGTACCCATGGAGTGTGAGAGTTTCTCTCACCTGAGGGCAGGATTCAATGCCAACACAATCTTGGTGTGGTCGGTGGTAAGGCTGCCCTTCTTTGACGATGGGTACCTACCATTTCTGAGTAGTGAAATCCCGGTGGCAGTGGACCCCGGTATAGTGTTCGTTTGAGTTGATTTTGTGTCGAGCTTATGCCCCTGGGACCAGCCAGAAAGCAGCCACGTGGAAGACAAGGTGCATCACGGTattttcctccccttccatgTCTACTCCTGTCGTCGTGCCGGCATGTTAGCAGTGTTTAAAGGGAACAAGGATCTAGGAGCGCTTACGTCCTCCGTTGGTTCAAGCAAACTCAACATCCAGGATCCCGTCTCCTTATTGGAAGCGTCCACGAGGGACCATCCCGCGGCAGAAATCAAAAGACTCAAAGCTCTCCGGTCTTCTCGGCAAGTCCTTGCGCTATGGGCTCTAGATCGCTGATCATATCCTCAAGTGCACACTTTGCCATGTCGATCGCTTCCGTTCTGTGATGGGGGCGCTTTTTAGTATGGTGAGATGGCGCCCTTCCCCCGCCTCTTCTTTTCAGCCTCGCTCACTTTCAGTGGTGGCGCGAAAGGCAGCTTGACCACAAATGGTCACGTTACACACGCTCGACAAGCGGTTCCAGTTGGATGTGACAGGAAAGACCGCAGGGGATAAGCCTGTTGAGCCGTAGAAAGAATCGAATACGACCCCACCACCCCTCACGTCACCGGATttgctggagatgaagaCCTTGGAGGCAACTCGGTGCCGGGCATCGGATCGTTCCCGCACAACACGCGCGGTGATTCACAGCGATCTTACTAACATTATATGACTCCAGTCAGCTCGGCTCAGAACCGATCGAGTCGTAGTCACTGTAATACTCTAGTCCTTTATATCCCGCTTACTCCGGTTCCTGGCCGCTGTGTTCGCCATTCATTTGATCTTATTTTGGTATAGGAAgctccctcctctcccgaTCGACAACGGTTCACTTTGCATCGATCATGGACGAGAAACCCGAGCTTGTCAGTCTCGCAGATACCGAAAAGAATGTTAGAGATCCATTGCCAAGGAAGTTGGCCGAATTTGAAGACCCGGATGCTGGGCTGagtgaggaggagaaagctGCTATTGTATGTTCATGTTCCATGTCACCGTTGGCGTTCCTCTACCCCAATCTACGCaggaaagaagcaaaataACCCTCGAAACGGGGTACATTGCCAAAAGGGCTCCCTTGACACATACGATTCTTACTGGGAGCTTGATGGAATACAGGATCGCCGTCTTCTTTGGAAACTCGATCTTCGTCTTGTGCCGTGGCTGAGTCTGCTATACTTGATCTCATTCCTCGATCGGTAAGTATCAATCCTCTTGCATGGTGGTCATGGCATTTTCCACCTCAAAAGACTCGCTCTTTCAAGACCTGACTCAATTAGGACCAACATTGGCAATGCAAAGATAGATGGTCTAGCCAAGGATCTCGGGTTGTCTCCCAACCAATACAACGCCACCCTCACTATCTTTTTCGTCTCTTATTCGGTGTTCGAACCATTGACCAATATCCTCCTCAAACGATTACGACCGAGTATTTTTATCCCGAGCATCATGCTGGCATGGGTATGTGGATTGCATGGCGTTTCTAATTGCTCCTCATTTCTGATCGGTCCTTTGACCGGCTCCCGGCGCATTTCCTTTGGTTCGCTTCTGACGGATATCCTCCACAGGGCGTCTGTATGACTTGTATGGGTCTCGTCAAAAACTACTCGGGATTGATGGCGGTCAGATGGTTCTTGGGACTCAGCGAGGCTGGTCTGTTCCCGGGTGTAGGATACTTTCTCTCATGTTGGTACCGCCGTTCCGAATTTGGTGTCCGcatggccatcttcttttctgCGGCCGCGTTAGCCGGGTCCTTCGGTGGTCTCCTGGCGGCAGCGATCGCcaagatggatggaattgGGAACAAGCCCGGGTGGGCCTGGATCTTCATTCTCGAAGGTCTGCTGACCATCGTGGTCGGCGTGGTCTCGTTCTGGTTTGTGTATGATTTCCCCGACGAGGCgaccttcctctccccaGAGGACCGTATACGAGTCCTGCGCCGATTGGCCGCGGATCAGCAGTCGAGCGCGGAACATGAAGAGTTCAAAATGTCCTACTTTTGGGCAAGTGTGAAGGACTGGAAGACCTGGCTGGGGGCCATAATCTACATGGGCGCAGACGGATCATTGTATGCATTCTCGTTGTTTGTGCCGACGATTATCAATGAACTAGTGAGTCGTCTGGGTGGATCATTTGTGGTGTTGATACGTGCAAGAGTGCCTACTGACTTCATTCCAGGGTACGTTTGAACGATGCTGGTACAAAAGAGGAGGTTTCAAGAGGTCGGAGGAATCCTGTGCGCCCGCTAATCAGGTATCGGTATCCCACTGTAGGCTATAGTTCCATCCGTGCGCAATTGCTCAGTGTGCCC
The nucleotide sequence above comes from Penicillium oxalicum strain HP7-1 chromosome II, whole genome shotgun sequence. Encoded proteins:
- a CDS encoding putative endo-1,4-beta-xylanase 5; this translates as MKVFATLAGLLATALAAPSTEHALVARRNGIDYVQNYNGNLGAFSYNQGAGQFSMYWDNGVNNDFVVGLGWRTGSKSPITYSATYDAASSGSYLAVYGWINSPQAEYYVVESYGTYNPCSQAQSLGTITSDGGTYQVCTDTRYNQPSITGTSTFTQFFSVRQNKRTSGTVTINNHFNFWAQHGFGNSNFNYQVMAVEAFNGHGHASVQVSG